The DNA sequence TTACGGTTCACCGTAATCATTTGTTCGTACACTTCGGCAGTGGTATTACCAGCAGCATCTGTGGCCACAAAGCGGCGGCGAATACTACCCAGGTCACAATCATCCCAACTGAGCTCGGGCGTCATTTCCACAATTTCTGCCGTACAATTATCCAATACTTCCGGCATACCGAAGAGGTCTACCCGCTGGATAGAGTCCATGGGTTCAAAGCCTAGTGGCAGTGCGCTACAAGGTAAGTTGAGTGTTTCTAGCCCCGTAAGCTGCGGAGCGACTTCATCGATCACGCTCACCAGTACGTTACAGCCATTGACGTTGCTGTCAGCATCCATCACCTGAAGTTCTACCAGGAAGGTCTGCCCAGCATCACAGCACTCAAATGCTAGCTCAGAAGTCCACTCGCCAAAGCTACCAGCCAAGTCACCCGCACAAGCATCGGTTCCTTCGTTGTAGAACCTACGCATCAGTAGGTTTGGCGTGTCACAGTTGTCGTAGCTTCCCTGATCCAGGTTGTCGGCGTACAGGAAGTTGGGGGTATTGTCTCCGACCGTCACGGTTAGACTGCTCACACAAATCGCGGTTGGTACTTGCAAGTCAGCAATACGCATTTGACAACTGCGTTCCACTACGTTTCCGTCAAGGTCAACAGCGATATAGTGCAGGATGTAATCCCCTCTATCCAGGTTCGACACCGAACGGGCGCCTTCAAATTCGATGGTTTCTATTAATTCATCATCTACCACTCTGATCACTTCCGTGGTGATGCTCCAGTCGTCAATGCGGCTTTCATCACAGAAGCCTACCAGTTCGGCCAACGGAATATCTACCGTAGCCGTACAATCCAATGGATCAACATCGTAGACCAACACATTATCGCTAGGACAATTACATCCGTCGCCGCCGATGGGGCACACCAAACGAGGTGGGCCAAATGGTCCTATCTTGATCTGCTGAGGAATCACGTAAAGGGTATCACCATTACAAGCATCCGTAATGGTCCACTCACGGGTCAGGTTCAGGGTTAGATCAGTAGTGATTGGATTAGGGATATCCTTGTAGGAAACCGCCAGGTTAAAGATCGTCGTTTGGTTAAACAGCGTATCGTAATCCGTACCACCACTGATAAGCGGATAGCCGGTATCCTGAGGATGAGGATAACCATTTTCATTGACTTCGTATTCATCACCACACTGGAAAGTCACCGTAGCTGGTGGCAAAACAATATCATCGATGGATGGACGGCGGAAGGTCAATTGTTGATCGCAACTATCTGCCTGTCCGGCAGACTCCATGATGAAGGTTCGATAAATGTAGGCGTCTACACAGTTGTTCTCGAAATCCAGTTCATCCTGGAAATACAAGCTATCCAAGCCACAAAGCGGCTCAACGAATGGGTAGCCTACCGTTTCCTGGCTGGCTGGATTACCCTGCGTCCAAAGGATGTGGTTATACGTAAGGTCTTCTTGCAGTGTTTCGTAAGGTGTAAAAGTAGAGGTCACTTCTTCACTGTTCACCGTCATAGGTAAGTTGCGGTAAGAAACCACGACCCAGGCATAATTCCCGACTGCTTCAATACCATAAGTGGAAGCAACAAGGGTATAATCCTGCCCTGGTTTCAGTGACTGCGTGAAGTGATTGACCAGGTGCATATCCTGAGCAAACATTCCAGTCGTATCAATCATCGGATTGATGGTCTCCATGTCCTCGTCTTCATTCAGCTCATCGGGCTGGTTCATATTGAAGCAACAAGGATCGGTGTACCCCGTGTAGTCGCCACGGAACAGCATACCGGTACCGTCTGCATCGCCATAATCTTCCAATTCTGGCGACAATGGAATGTCAGAGAAGAAGAAGAATGCGTATACTCCATCTACGGTATCTACTGGTCCAGGCAGCGTTACATCAACTGGCTCCATGAAACGATCGCCTAAGAGAATGGGCGTAGAGGTAAAAGCCAGGAAACAAGGTGCTTCTTCTACCCGAAAGTCAGCCGTATCCAATTGTCCTTGAAGGACCTGGACACTTCCGATAAATCTTCTTTGGTTGGTATCTTCCGGACAGAACAATGCCGGTGTAGGTGGATTGATTTGGATGGTTTCTCCACAATCCGCAACACTGTCCGAGATGGTTACATTCAGAATACCCTCGCTGTAGCTATGCGGTACCGATTCTACCAACTCGCCGTAGTTACCAGTGGTACCATCATTGGCCACCCAACTGCCACTGACATTCACACCATCCACCATGATGGTATAAACATAATAATCATCGCTAGCATCGTCGGGCGTTCCAGCATCATCACAAGTTACCGTATTCACAGTTGTGATGATCATACACTGGTACGAACAGGAAGGAGGAGGTGTAATCGCTACCGACGCTGTACAAGTGGCATCATCTACATCCTGGATAAGCATATTGAAGCCGCCATCGGCAATCAAGAAAGGCCCTTGGGTGCTTGCTACACCATAGGTGCCGCTGTTGCCAGAAGGCTGAATCCAGCCCGCGCCATTGTTGTTGACACCTTCGGCCAACAACTGGAACGTAAACAGATCATCATCGGGATCCGACGGTGTTCCATTGTCCAAACACTGATAATTAAAGACGGAAACAGCGATAGCGCATTGGTCGGAACAGCTCGTTGGTGCTGCTACTTCTAAGGCAAAATCACAATCGCTGTCAGCACCATCGTTAAAGGTAAGATTGACATTTCCATCAGCCACCAGGTAAGGCCCAAAGCTAGCTGGCACATCGTAGGCACCTGTGCTACCGTCGTTGGCCATCCAGTTTTCGCCAAGATTATTACCCGCCACTGTTACTGAGAAGGTGAACGTATCATCCGTAGGATCGGTAGGCGTGCCATTGTCGTTACAGGCTACATTGGTTGCCACGGCTTCTGTAATTTCACAAGCTACCGAACAGGGTGCCGGAGCCACAAAAGAGGTGGTGAGTGAACAAGCCGCTACTTCGGTGTCCGTAAAAGTTAAACTTACATTACCGCCCGCAATCGGAAATGGCCCGAGGGTCACCCATTCTCCATAGAGGCCAGATTGGCCGTTGGAGCTGGTCCAGCCAGTGCCCGCATTGGCACCAGTCACCCGCACGAGTACGGTATAGGTATCATCTGCTCCGTCAGACAATGTACCATTGTCATCACACTGAATAATGCTCTGTTGCAAAGTCAGCGCACAAACATCAGAACAGGTACCCGGAGGAATGATGAAGATGGGCAAATTACAATCCGGATTTCCCGGGTCAGTGACCAGAAAATCAAGGTTACCACCGCTGATCGGATAAGGCCCCATCAGCATGGTTGTGCCGTAGGCTCCAGAGGTATTATTGGGGTCGTTGGCTAACCAGCTATTGGAAGTGGTATTGTAGCCCGTAATCTCTAGCGTGAAAGTAAAAGTATCGTCGCTGGAATCAGAAGGTGTACCATTGTTGTCGCAAATATTGGGACCAACATTACCGTCCAGGAAACAATCGGGAGAGCAGGTCTCCGCAGGTGCCGCAAAGGTATAAGTAACACTACAGGTATTGTCTTCGCTATCCGTGAAAGTGAGGGTAACGTCGCCTGCTGAGAGTGGATTATTTTCATAAGTGTAGCTCGTACCATAGCTACCGGTACTGCCATCCGAAGCGACCCAACTGCCGCTGGCATTGGCGCCATCCACCTCAAAAGTAAAGCCGAAAGTATCATCGGAAGGGTCATAGCTGGTGCCATTGTCGTCACAAACAGCAGCCGTCGCTACCACTGACAAGGAACAGTCATTGGAACAAGCCGGAGGTGGTACAATGAAGATAGGCAGGTTACAGTCTGGATTGCCGGGATCGACGACCAGAAAATCAAGGCTTCCCTCACTGATCAAGTAAGGCCCCATTGTGACCGTTGTGCCATAAGCACCAACCGTATTATTGGGATCATTGGCCGACCACATTCCAGCACTGGTATTGTAGCCCGTGATCTCCAGGGTGAACGTAAAGGTATCATCGCTGGGGTCTGAAGGCGTACCGTTGTTGTCACAAATATTAGGACCAACATTACCATCCAGGAAACAATCTGGAGAGCAAGTCTCCGTAGGTGCCGCAAAGGTGTAGCTGATGCTACAGGTATTGTCTTCGCTATCTGTGAAGATCAAGGTTACGTCGCCTGCCGAAAGTGGGTTGTTTTCGTAAGTGTAGCTGGTACCATAGTCCCCAGTGCTACCATCCGAAGCAATCCAACCACCACTGGAATTGGCACCATCCACCTCGAAAGTAAAGGCAAAGGTATCATCCGCTGGATCGTAGCTGGTGCCATTGTCATTACAATCAGCGCTGGTAGCAGTAACGGTCAGGGCACACAAACTAGAACAGGTTGCTGGTGCAGGAACAGAAAGGGTTGTGCTACAAGCAGCTCCGAAAAATCCGTCGGTGATCGTTAATTCCAAATCACCAGCGGCAATAGCCAGCGGGCCAATCGTCACGGCTTGGTTGTAGCCCCCCGTGATGGTCTGCCCGTTGACTTGGCTTCGCCAACCGTTGCTACTGTTGCTACCCGTGACTACCACCATAAAGGTAAAGAGGTCATCATCAGGATCGGAAGGTGTGCCATTGGCGTCACAAGAAATACTGCTCACGGCGATGGTCGCATCTAGCATACAAGCAGGAGGAACGACAGTCACACAATCGCCATCGTCTTCGTCACCAGCGTCATCGGCACATTGGTTATTGCCATTTGTATCGATACCGTTGCCGGGGGTAGAGTCGGGGTCAGCTTGCGCAGAATAGGTGATTTCTGCGTGTACGGTATAGTCAAAAGCAGGTGCTACGACGCCCATGAAGGTCAGCGTGAGGCTCTCCCCTATTTCCAAACTTAGGTTTTGCCAATCAATCGAGTTGCCACTAAGTACACCGCCTGGTGTAAGGGGCGTAACATTGATAATCCCCGCTGGCCAAAGTGCATTGACCGTAAAATCCCCTGCATTGAAGGGGCCTTGATTGGTGACCGTAATCGTAAAAGTAACGGCAGTGCCGATATCTGCGGTAGGACTATCTACCGTAATATCCAATTCCAAGTCGGTCGGACAAGTAAATTGGCTTAATTCGTGGGTAGCACTAAAGGTACAACCATTAACATCCGTCACCTCAAGGGTGTAAATACCAGGAGTATTTACTTCGATTTCTTCCGGAGCATCGGGGCCGGTGGCGATGATGCCATTTGGACCCGTCCAGGTTAAGGTTGCAATCGCTGAATTAGACAAGAAGTTGACGCCCAAAGTGGTAGTTTCTCCTTCGCAAATTTCTGTTGGGCCATCGATGACTACATCAATCAAAGGCACGCCTACCAGATCAGCAGAAAACACATTGGCAAACCACCAGGTATTGAGGCTATTTTTATCACCATAGCCTGTTGTATTGTTGTCATTGATCATGGAACAATCATCCGTCTGAGGATCAAAGTTGTTCCAGGTACGGCAACCGGGAGTGGTACAGTCGCAACCGTCTCTTCCATCTTTAGGTTGACCGGTACCAGGTTCCTCAATGATATTGCGATCATCCCAGTAAAGAATATTGGTTTGGCCATTCGAAGTACAAAAAGGACGAACCGGTTCTACACAAAAGCCATTTTTGAGAAATTCGGTATCATAAACCGCCCAATGCTGCACCCCCTGGGTATAATTTACAGACAGGTTGAGGTTAGCACCCGGGTCAACGGGCGTACCATCGCCAAGCAGCCCATCCCAAGCCATACAAGTTGTCAGAGGGTCGCCAGGAAGAAAACGATGCAATAAGCGTCGGTCAATATTAGCATCAAAAACACCATTTTGGTTAATATCCAAAACCACCTCCACCTGACCAGGCTGGGTGACGCTGACGTCCAGACAATAAGTACCTGGTCCTGTACAATTGAAAAACGGAGCAACAGTAAGCTCTCCACATGCTCCATCTGGAAAGGCTACAGGATCTGGTGGTGCTAGAAAGATTAGATGCTCTGCAAAATCACCCGTAAGATTTTGTGACGGAATAGACATCCGATCCAAGCCCAAATCACCACTTTGCCCAGGGCCTCTGCTATTGAAGGCAAAAGCAAAAGAAAGACCTTGAAAACCAGAGTCGGCAAAATCAATCTGCGTAACAAAACCATCCGTTGTATAAGAAAACAGGCGGCCATTGAAACGTCGGTCCCAGACACATTCGGGCTGTGAGTTGCCTACCGTTGGGGTACGAAAAGCCCAGTTTCTTGAGTATACCCGGCCGGGGATTTCTACTCCGTTATCAGCTACCGTAAAATCCCAAAAACCAATATGATCGACACTGATAAACTCAATGTAAAACAAACCTGCCTCTCCCGGAGCAAATACATAACGAGCCTCGTCCGTTGCGTAGCCTACCCCATTGTTTAGGACTGCAGGGCCGCTAGCTTCTTGCCAGTTGTGGACATTTTCCACAAAACTATTGACACTGTAGGG is a window from the Lewinella sp. LCG006 genome containing:
- a CDS encoding T9SS type A sorting domain-containing protein; the encoded protein is MNDNYRTIPFYQKQVLQWSLLLSLFLVSLTIVRAEGTHDVAPNPTDMVMLLIGDNNYGNFATLGSPAASRLYVQINSPTEVMYLGLSREYDEAGFPASTGNYSFRIRRVSNDEIVHGPYSVNSFVENVHNWQEASGPAVLNNGVGYATDEARYVFAPGEAGLFYIEFISVDHIGFWDFTVADNGVEIPGRVYSRNWAFRTPTVGNSQPECVWDRRFNGRLFSYTTDGFVTQIDFADSGFQGLSFAFAFNSRGPGQSGDLGLDRMSIPSQNLTGDFAEHLIFLAPPDPVAFPDGACGELTVAPFFNCTGPGTYCLDVSVTQPGQVEVVLDINQNGVFDANIDRRLLHRFLPGDPLTTCMAWDGLLGDGTPVDPGANLNLSVNYTQGVQHWAVYDTEFLKNGFCVEPVRPFCTSNGQTNILYWDDRNIIEEPGTGQPKDGRDGCDCTTPGCRTWNNFDPQTDDCSMINDNNTTGYGDKNSLNTWWFANVFSADLVGVPLIDVVIDGPTEICEGETTTLGVNFLSNSAIATLTWTGPNGIIATGPDAPEEIEVNTPGIYTLEVTDVNGCTFSATHELSQFTCPTDLELDITVDSPTADIGTAVTFTITVTNQGPFNAGDFTVNALWPAGIINVTPLTPGGVLSGNSIDWQNLSLEIGESLTLTFMGVVAPAFDYTVHAEITYSAQADPDSTPGNGIDTNGNNQCADDAGDEDDGDCVTVVPPACMLDATIAVSSISCDANGTPSDPDDDLFTFMVVVTGSNSSNGWRSQVNGQTITGGYNQAVTIGPLAIAAGDLELTITDGFFGAACSTTLSVPAPATCSSLCALTVTATSADCNDNGTSYDPADDTFAFTFEVDGANSSGGWIASDGSTGDYGTSYTYENNPLSAGDVTLIFTDSEDNTCSISYTFAAPTETCSPDCFLDGNVGPNICDNNGTPSDPSDDTFTFTLEITGYNTSAGMWSANDPNNTVGAYGTTVTMGPYLISEGSLDFLVVDPGNPDCNLPIFIVPPPACSNDCSLSVVATAAVCDDNGTSYDPSDDTFGFTFEVDGANASGSWVASDGSTGSYGTSYTYENNPLSAGDVTLTFTDSEDNTCSVTYTFAAPAETCSPDCFLDGNVGPNICDNNGTPSDSSDDTFTFTLEITGYNTTSNSWLANDPNNTSGAYGTTMLMGPYPISGGNLDFLVTDPGNPDCNLPIFIIPPGTCSDVCALTLQQSIIQCDDNGTLSDGADDTYTVLVRVTGANAGTGWTSSNGQSGLYGEWVTLGPFPIAGGNVSLTFTDTEVAACSLTTSFVAPAPCSVACEITEAVATNVACNDNGTPTDPTDDTFTFSVTVAGNNLGENWMANDGSTGAYDVPASFGPYLVADGNVNLTFNDGADSDCDFALEVAAPTSCSDQCAIAVSVFNYQCLDNGTPSDPDDDLFTFQLLAEGVNNNGAGWIQPSGNSGTYGVASTQGPFLIADGGFNMLIQDVDDATCTASVAITPPPSCSYQCMIITTVNTVTCDDAGTPDDASDDYYVYTIMVDGVNVSGSWVANDGTTGNYGELVESVPHSYSEGILNVTISDSVADCGETIQINPPTPALFCPEDTNQRRFIGSVQVLQGQLDTADFRVEEAPCFLAFTSTPILLGDRFMEPVDVTLPGPVDTVDGVYAFFFFSDIPLSPELEDYGDADGTGMLFRGDYTGYTDPCCFNMNQPDELNEDEDMETINPMIDTTGMFAQDMHLVNHFTQSLKPGQDYTLVASTYGIEAVGNYAWVVVSYRNLPMTVNSEEVTSTFTPYETLQEDLTYNHILWTQGNPASQETVGYPFVEPLCGLDSLYFQDELDFENNCVDAYIYRTFIMESAGQADSCDQQLTFRRPSIDDIVLPPATVTFQCGDEYEVNENGYPHPQDTGYPLISGGTDYDTLFNQTTIFNLAVSYKDIPNPITTDLTLNLTREWTITDACNGDTLYVIPQQIKIGPFGPPRLVCPIGGDGCNCPSDNVLVYDVDPLDCTATVDIPLAELVGFCDESRIDDWSITTEVIRVVDDELIETIEFEGARSVSNLDRGDYILHYIAVDLDGNVVERSCQMRIADLQVPTAICVSSLTVTVGDNTPNFLYADNLDQGSYDNCDTPNLLMRRFYNEGTDACAGDLAGSFGEWTSELAFECCDAGQTFLVELQVMDADSNVNGCNVLVSVIDEVAPQLTGLETLNLPCSALPLGFEPMDSIQRVDLFGMPEVLDNCTAEIVEMTPELSWDDCDLGSIRRRFVATDAAGNTTAEVYEQMITVNRNNTYRIRFPKDETTDCIAGLDNLEFINGGCGNFTVTYTDVELDPQGEACLRLQRTYLIVNDCEYDGVSAPTVLSRNENCAVAEGTEDVWLVVNNGNAFADADAEAFNQFPPAGQNCATNPAGYWRDLPNVGAWEYTQVISIQDETAPVVTFTPPAAFCTTDESCEALVSVAVELVDACFPERTEVQLFLDQDNDGTNDLELTDTGVLNRTNNSFVIEGSFPIGEHAFVFEATDACSNLASERIVFTVADCFIATPVCATALEVQLAPVIPATDLNGDGILDEAAVVLSATLLAEMAGLDCSGDYAYSVNLPGAAVDFSNTNMVLTCEDRYQAAREIVVRDNAYNPYAMQPDGSMGGPNYQHCTIVVSVQDPNEVCSTCAQSELEIEGVIRTRTNQPMSGVEVQLLIDDVFDENSFTINDGKFEFPQLAFSTNYEVKPYKNDDTRNGVTTLDLIILQRHLLLQQIITDPYVLLAADITNDGEVTTLDLLWMQQLLLDRIETFPANTSWRFVPSEFPLTDIAAEIPDSYRYFNLLVCQFGQDFIGIKIGDLNGSASSDGVMAQAEERTHTNWLLEAPDYDLRTGDIYRIPIRAKDLERLSGLEVELALNTDFLEVLEVEEGQMKAEQMNTTSLQRGLLKGIWVANNTKATASEPLFTLVVEAKASTKLATALAVSGRVPSFAYDHALEAYQLQLQFSDYGQEAVLLKNYPDPFQETTQISFYLPQAGNYLLEITDATGKVVQQYQQRANAGKQQQLIRGEGLPAGVLFYTLTFDGRQISRRMVKM